A single genomic interval of Camelina sativa cultivar DH55 chromosome 11, Cs, whole genome shotgun sequence harbors:
- the LOC104721460 gene encoding uncharacterized protein LOC104721460 gives MNAGKQASWAVATAIAAVEVLKDQGVARWNYPLRLLHKEAMARVRTITVPSRPSPSPSSSSAKPMTTTPFEKSFEKAMGLSCFGPTTVRF, from the coding sequence atgaatGCCGGAAAGCAAGCTTCGTGGGCGGTGGCGACGGCAATCGCGGCGGTGGAAGTGCTTAAAGACCAAGGCGTTGCTCGGTGGAACTACCCTCTTCGTTTACTCCACAAGGAAGCAATGGCTCGCGTCCGTACCATCACAGTCCCATCTCGTCCCTCTCCTTCTCCGTCTTCATCTTCCGCCAAGCCCATGACCACCACACCCTTTGAGAAATCCTTTGAGAAAGCAATGGGGCTTAGCTGCTTTGGTCCCACCACCGTTAGATTCTAG